The Dunckerocampus dactyliophorus isolate RoL2022-P2 chromosome 1, RoL_Ddac_1.1, whole genome shotgun sequence genome has a segment encoding these proteins:
- the mmp9 gene encoding matrix metalloproteinase-9, translating to MMSCALLVCLVWGFSIQDGWSLPLKSVHVTFPGDIIKNMTDMQLAESYLKKFGYMEIVQRSDFQSMVSTSKALKKMQKQMGLEETGELDSATLEIMKRPRCGLPDVANYQTFEGDLKWHHNDVTYRIVNYSPDLDISLTDDAFARAFKVWSDVTPLTFTRLFEGTADIMISFGKGDHGDPYPFDGKDGLLAHAYPPGEGLQGDAHFDDDENWTLGKGPVLKTRFGNAEGAICHFPFAFEGKSYTACTTDGRSDNLPWCATTADFNRDKKYGFCPSELLYTFGGNADAAPCVFPFVFLGTEYNSCTTEGRNDRYRWCSTTNNFDKDKKYGFCPSRDTAVSGGNSEGEPCAFPFTFLGQQYDACTSEGRSDGKLWCATTSSYDEDKKWGFCRDDGYSLFLVAAHEFGHALGLDHSSIRDALMYPMYSYVENFSLHRDDIAGIQYLYGRREGPDPTPPMPDTTTTTPKPVDPTKDACKVNKFDTITVISNNLHFFSDGYYWKTSTSGDGEVKGAFRISERWPALPAVIDAAFEDILTKKLYFFSGRQFWVYTGQNVLGPRSIEKLGLPNSLEKVEGALQRGKTKVLLFSGEKYWRFDVKTQNVERGYPRYTHTAFGGVPNEPHDVFQLKGHIYFYWDRFYWRMTSRRQVDRVGYVKYDLLKCSDS from the exons ATGATGTCCTGCGCTTTGCTTGTGTGTCTGGTTTGGGGGTTTAGCATACAGGATGGATGGAGTCTTCCCCTGAAGTCAGTCCATGTCACATTTCCAGGAGACATCATCAAAAACATGACTGATATGCAGTTGGCAGAA AGTTACCTGAAGAAGTTTGGCTACATGGAGATCGTGCAACGCAGCGACTTCCAGTCAATGGTGTCCACCTCCAAGGCTCTAAAGAAGATGCAGAAGCAGATGGGTCTGGAGGAGACGGGTGAGCTGGATTCGGCAACCTTGGAAATAATGAAGCGGCCTCGCTGTGGGCTGCCTGATGTGGCCAACTATCAAACATTCGAGGGAGACCTTAAATGGCACCATAATGATGTCACATACAG GATTGTCAACTACTCTCCAGACTTGGACATCTCTCTGACTGATGATGCTTTTGCTAGAGCTTTCAAGGTGTGGAGTGACGTGACCCCTTTGACATTTACCCGCCTCTTTGAAGGGACAGCGGATATCATGATATCGTTTGGAAAAGGCG ACCACGGAGACCCATACCCCTTCGATGGAAAGGATGGCCTTCTGGCCCATGCATATCCCCCCGGTGAGGGGCTGCAAGGGGACGCCCATTTTGATGATGACGAAAACTGGACGCTGGGAAAAGGACCAG TTTTGAAGACTCGCTTTGGGAATGCAGAGGGTGCCATTTGCCACTTCCCCTTCGCTTTTGAGGGCAAATCATACACAGCCTGTACCACTGATGGCCGCTCCGATAACCTCCCATGGTGCGCCACCACAGCTGATTTCAACAGGGACAAAAAATACGGCTTCTGTCCAAGCGAAC TGCTATACACTTTTGGTGGAAACGCCGATGCAGCCCCATGTGTCTTCCCATTTGTGTTCCTGGGGACGGAGTACAACAGCTGTACCACAGAGGGCCGCAATGATCGCTACCGCTGGTGTTCCACCACAAACAACTTTGATAAGGACAAAAAATACGGATTCTGTCCCAGTAGAG ACACTGCTGTATCTGGTGGAAATTCTGAGGGAGAGCCATGTGCCTTCCCATTCACATTCCTGGGTCAGCAGTACGACGCCTGCACCAGCGAGGGTCGCAGTGATGGCAAACTGTGGTGTGCTACCACCAGCAGTTATGATGAGGACAAGAAATGGGGCTTCTGTCGTGATGACG GTTATAGCCTCTTCCTGGTGGCCGCGCATGAGTTCGGACACGCCCTCGGTCTGGATCACTCCAGTATTCGAGATGCACTTATGTATCCCATGTACAGCTATGTGGAGAACTTCTCCCTGCACAGAGACGACATTGCAGGCATTCAGTATCTATATG GACGCAGAGAAGGCCCAGACCCTACACCTCCTATGCCTGACACCACTACCACGACTCCAAAACCTGTGGATCCAACCAAAGATGCCTGCAAAGTTAACAAATTTGACACCATCACTGTTATCAGTAACAATCTGCATTTCTTCAGTGAcgg GTATTACTGGAAGACATCCACCAGCGGTGATGGGGAGGTCAAAGGTGCATTCAGAATTTCTGAGCGTTGGCCAGCACTGCCTGCAGTCATTGATGCTGCCTTTGAAGACATTCTCACCAAGAAATTGTACTTCTTCTCTG GGCGCCAATTCTGGGTTTATACAGGACAGAATGTTCTGGGGCCCCGCAGCATAGAGAAACTCGGCCTCCCCAATAGCCTGGAGAAGGTGGAGGGAGCACTGCAGAGGGGAAAAACCAAAGTTCTGCTTTTTAGTGGGGAGAAATACTGGAG GTTTGATGTAAAGACCCAGAATGTTGAAAGGGGCTACCCCcgatacacacacactgctttTGGTGGTGTTCCCAATGAGCCCCATGATGTGTTCCAGTTAAAGG GGCACATCTATTTCTACTGGGACCGTTTCTACTGGCGCATGACTTCCCGCAGGCAGGTGGATCGAGTTGGTTATGTCAAATACGACCTCCTCAAATGCTCAGATTCTTGA